A window from Aeromonas rivipollensis encodes these proteins:
- a CDS encoding NAD-dependent succinate-semialdehyde dehydrogenase codes for MSASQPALSLIKSLAYIDGRWCEAHGGQRFEVLNPATGQLITQVPDMGEADTRLAIAAAHNAQPAWAALTAKERGSRLHTWFELIMANQDELARIMTCEQGKPLAEAKGEVAYGASFIQWFAEEGKRAYGRTIPGFSGDRRLATIKQPVGVVAAITPWNFPIAMITRKAGPALAAGCTIVIKPAAETPLCALALAALAEQAGIPAGVINIVTSHQASVVGDELCRNPKVRKLSFTGSTRIGKLLMRQCADTMKRLSLELGGNAPFIVFDDADLDAAVAGALASKYRNAGQTCVCANRILVQASVHDAFAEKLAAAVRAFKVGDGMGEGTQIGPLINAAAADKVASLVSQAEAAGASVLVGGQAHPAGPLFYHPTILTGVTRDNPILQEEIFGPVAPLVRFETEAEAIAIANDTPYGLAAYFYGRDVARVWRVAEQLEYGMVGINEGIISTELAPFGGIKESGLGREGAAEGLEEYLETKYLCFGGIR; via the coding sequence ATGTCAGCATCACAACCCGCACTCTCCCTGATCAAGTCCCTTGCCTATATAGATGGCCGCTGGTGCGAGGCCCATGGCGGACAACGATTCGAGGTCCTGAACCCGGCGACCGGCCAGCTCATCACCCAGGTACCCGACATGGGCGAGGCGGACACCCGGCTCGCCATAGCGGCGGCTCACAATGCCCAGCCCGCCTGGGCCGCCCTCACCGCCAAGGAGCGCGGCAGCCGGCTCCACACCTGGTTCGAACTGATCATGGCCAACCAGGATGAACTGGCCCGCATCATGACCTGCGAGCAGGGCAAACCGCTCGCCGAGGCCAAGGGCGAGGTGGCCTACGGTGCCAGCTTCATCCAGTGGTTCGCGGAAGAGGGCAAACGCGCCTATGGCCGCACCATTCCCGGTTTCTCCGGCGACCGGCGCCTGGCCACCATCAAGCAGCCGGTGGGCGTGGTGGCCGCCATCACCCCCTGGAACTTCCCCATCGCCATGATCACCCGCAAGGCCGGCCCTGCACTGGCCGCCGGTTGCACCATCGTCATCAAGCCCGCCGCCGAGACACCGCTGTGCGCGCTGGCGCTGGCAGCCCTGGCCGAGCAGGCGGGCATTCCCGCCGGGGTCATCAACATAGTCACCTCCCATCAGGCCTCGGTCGTGGGCGACGAGCTGTGCCGCAACCCCAAGGTGCGCAAGCTCTCCTTCACCGGCTCCACCCGCATCGGCAAGCTGCTGATGCGCCAGTGCGCCGATACCATGAAGCGGCTCTCCCTGGAGCTGGGTGGCAACGCCCCCTTCATCGTGTTTGACGATGCCGACCTCGACGCCGCCGTGGCCGGGGCACTCGCCTCCAAATACCGCAACGCCGGCCAGACCTGCGTCTGTGCCAACCGCATCCTGGTGCAGGCCAGCGTCCATGACGCCTTCGCCGAGAAGCTGGCCGCCGCGGTGCGCGCCTTCAAGGTGGGGGATGGCATGGGTGAAGGCACCCAGATCGGCCCCCTCATCAATGCCGCCGCCGCCGACAAGGTCGCCTCCCTGGTCAGCCAGGCCGAGGCCGCCGGGGCCAGTGTGCTGGTGGGGGGGCAAGCCCACCCCGCCGGCCCGCTCTTCTACCACCCCACCATCCTGACCGGCGTGACCCGGGACAACCCCATACTGCAGGAAGAGATCTTCGGCCCCGTCGCCCCCCTGGTGCGCTTCGAGACCGAGGCCGAGGCCATCGCCATCGCCAACGACACCCCTTATGGCCTGGCCGCCTACTTCTATGGCCGGGACGTTGCCCGGGTGTGGCGGGTGGCCGAGCAGCTGGAATACGGCATGGTGGGCATCAACGAGGGGATCATCTCGACCGAGCTGGCCCCCTTTGGCGGCATCAAGGAGTCGGGACTGGGTCGGGAAGGGGCGGCAGAGGGGCTGGAGGAGTACCTCGAGACCAAATACCTCTGCTTTGGCGGCATCCGTTGA
- the puuR gene encoding HTH-type transcriptional regulator PuuR has translation MQQPQGEVQWQTMTDNPLSDKGMDKTMGERLALLRRRLGLSQRRAAELSGLTHGAICMIEQNKVSPSVASLQKLLSVYELPLSRFFAEEEARAPSVVIKAEQLIELGSQGVSMKLVHNGNNRRQLGFMLETYAPGTDTGGQVKHLGEEVGTVLEGSVVLSLAGQTYQLSAGDSYVIDTGEPHSFSNPSGQVCRIVSAHTPASF, from the coding sequence ATGCAGCAACCACAAGGCGAGGTCCAGTGGCAGACCATGACGGATAACCCCTTGTCTGACAAAGGGATGGATAAAACCATGGGGGAGCGGCTCGCCCTCTTGCGCCGTCGCCTCGGGCTCTCCCAGCGCCGGGCCGCCGAGCTGAGCGGCCTGACTCACGGCGCCATCTGCATGATAGAGCAGAACAAGGTGAGCCCCTCGGTCGCCTCGTTGCAAAAATTGCTCAGCGTCTACGAGCTGCCGCTCTCCCGCTTCTTCGCCGAGGAGGAGGCGCGGGCGCCGAGCGTGGTGATCAAGGCGGAGCAGCTCATCGAGCTGGGCAGCCAGGGGGTCTCCATGAAGCTGGTGCACAACGGCAACAATCGTCGCCAGCTCGGCTTCATGCTGGAGACCTATGCCCCGGGCACGGACACCGGAGGGCAGGTCAAGCACCTGGGGGAGGAGGTGGGCACAGTGCTGGAGGGGTCGGTCGTGCTGAGCCTGGCCGGGCAGACCTATCAGCTCAGCGCCGGAGACAGCTATGTGATCGACACCGGCGAACCCCACAGCTTCAGCAATCCGTCGGGGCAGGTCTGCCGCATCGTCAGCGCCCACACCCCCGCCAGCTTTTGA
- a CDS encoding FAD-binding oxidoreductase → MTEHVKSYYAASANPHAPYPTLTEQLECDVCVIGAGYTGLSSALHLVEKGYKVVVLEAARVGFGASGRNGGQIVNSYSRDIDTIEANCPPDQARLLGSMLFEGGDIIRERIQRYNIQCDLQQGGVFAAETQKQLHELKAQHARWQKWGNDQLELLDAEGVREVVASDRYVGALLDKRGGHIHPLNLALGEAEAIRTLGGRIFEQSAVTSITPGQIAQVKTAKGAVKARFVVVAGNAYLGNLVPELASKSMPCGTQVIATEVLGEERARALLPQNYCLEDCNYLLDYYRTTGDHRLIYGGGVVYGARDPADIERLIIPKMLKTFPQLADVKVEYTWTGNFLLTLSRLPQFGRIGHNIYYMQGYSGHGVTCTHLAGKLLSEVLSGQAERFDAFAKLPHYPFPGGRLFRIPFTAAGAAWYTLRDRLGV, encoded by the coding sequence ATGACCGAACATGTAAAGAGTTACTACGCAGCCAGTGCCAACCCGCACGCCCCCTACCCGACGCTCACCGAGCAGCTTGAGTGCGACGTCTGTGTCATAGGGGCCGGGTATACCGGCCTCTCCAGCGCCCTGCACCTGGTGGAGAAAGGTTACAAGGTGGTGGTGCTGGAGGCGGCCAGGGTGGGGTTTGGCGCCAGCGGCCGCAACGGCGGCCAGATCGTCAACTCCTACAGCCGCGACATCGACACCATAGAAGCGAACTGCCCGCCGGATCAGGCCAGGCTGCTCGGCTCCATGTTGTTTGAGGGGGGAGACATCATCCGCGAGCGGATCCAGCGCTACAACATCCAGTGCGATCTGCAGCAGGGCGGTGTCTTTGCCGCCGAGACCCAGAAGCAGCTCCACGAGCTCAAGGCACAACATGCCCGCTGGCAGAAGTGGGGCAACGATCAGCTGGAGCTGCTCGATGCCGAAGGGGTGCGTGAGGTGGTGGCAAGCGATCGCTACGTCGGCGCCCTGCTGGACAAGCGCGGTGGTCATATCCACCCCCTCAACCTGGCGCTGGGGGAAGCGGAAGCCATCCGCACCCTGGGGGGCCGCATCTTCGAGCAATCCGCCGTCACCAGCATCACTCCGGGCCAGATTGCCCAGGTGAAGACGGCCAAGGGGGCGGTGAAGGCGCGCTTCGTGGTGGTGGCCGGCAACGCCTATCTCGGCAATCTGGTGCCGGAGCTCGCGAGCAAGAGCATGCCGTGCGGCACGCAAGTCATCGCCACCGAGGTGCTGGGGGAGGAGCGGGCTCGCGCCCTGCTGCCGCAGAACTACTGCCTGGAAGATTGCAACTACCTGCTCGACTACTACAGAACCACAGGGGATCACCGGCTGATCTACGGCGGCGGCGTTGTCTATGGGGCGCGGGATCCGGCAGACATAGAACGGCTGATCATCCCCAAGATGCTCAAGACCTTCCCGCAGCTGGCGGACGTCAAGGTGGAGTACACCTGGACCGGCAACTTCCTCTTGACCCTGTCGCGCCTGCCGCAGTTTGGCCGTATCGGTCACAACATCTACTACATGCAGGGTTACAGCGGCCACGGCGTGACCTGTACCCATCTGGCGGGCAAGCTGCTCTCGGAAGTGTTGAGTGGTCAGGCGGAGCGCTTCGATGCCTTCGCCAAGCTGCCGCACTACCCCTTCCCGGGTGGGCGGCTGTTCCGCATCCCCTTCACCGCCGCGGGGGCCGCCTGGTATACCCTGCGAGACAGGCTGGGGGTGTGA
- a CDS encoding transporter, which translates to MKQSTVLLIALTPFACWGATAEEEALQQQLDQLRQQLIQQNQALHQLQARLEAVKATGATTVAAEGAAAAAPSQPDPARRAPEVGRSTEDLMIEQHNVFDRALTLDFGLSYQHYNRKDLALRGFLALDAIFLGEINLDRVRSDQWTADLVTRYTLNDRWQLELAVPYMYRNTNYQSTGKENSSREFEEQTVSDGGLGDLSLAIYYRVLAEDEDWPDLVWNLRAKAPTGKDPYGIEIMTSESGNLMVPKDLATGNGLWQLSTGFSLVKTMDPAILFANLNYGHSLKQDFDDVSYQPGDQPGSIQLGDWYEYGLGVAFALNERFSLSFNINQRITLESSQGAEGFDMEKVTGSDANAASFGMGSTWAITDKLSMAVNWSAGLTTDAPDYSIGLRFPYRF; encoded by the coding sequence ATGAAACAGTCTACCGTGCTGTTGATTGCACTGACCCCTTTCGCCTGCTGGGGCGCGACCGCAGAGGAAGAGGCCCTACAACAACAGCTTGATCAGCTGCGTCAGCAATTGATCCAGCAAAATCAGGCACTCCATCAGTTACAGGCCCGCCTGGAGGCCGTCAAGGCCACCGGTGCGACCACAGTCGCCGCAGAAGGGGCTGCCGCCGCGGCCCCCTCCCAACCTGACCCGGCTCGCCGGGCCCCCGAAGTCGGTCGCAGTACCGAAGACCTGATGATCGAGCAGCACAACGTATTCGATCGTGCCTTGACCCTCGACTTCGGCCTCTCTTATCAGCACTACAATCGCAAGGATCTCGCCCTGCGCGGTTTTCTTGCCCTGGACGCCATCTTCCTTGGCGAAATCAATCTGGACAGAGTCCGCTCCGATCAATGGACGGCAGACCTGGTGACCCGTTACACCCTCAATGATCGCTGGCAGCTGGAACTGGCCGTGCCCTATATGTATCGCAACACCAACTACCAGAGCACTGGCAAGGAGAACTCCAGCCGTGAGTTTGAGGAGCAGACCGTCAGCGATGGCGGGCTCGGCGATCTCAGCCTCGCCATCTACTACAGAGTCCTGGCCGAGGATGAAGATTGGCCGGATCTGGTCTGGAACCTGCGGGCCAAGGCGCCGACCGGCAAGGATCCCTACGGGATAGAGATCATGACCTCGGAGTCCGGCAACCTGATGGTCCCCAAGGATCTCGCCACCGGCAACGGGCTTTGGCAGCTGTCCACCGGCTTCTCCCTGGTCAAGACCATGGACCCCGCCATCCTGTTCGCCAACCTCAACTATGGCCACAGCCTCAAGCAAGACTTTGACGATGTCTCCTACCAGCCCGGCGATCAGCCAGGCAGCATCCAGCTCGGTGACTGGTATGAATATGGATTGGGGGTCGCGTTTGCACTGAACGAGCGCTTCAGCCTCTCCTTCAACATCAACCAGCGCATCACCCTCGAATCCAGCCAGGGAGCCGAAGGCTTTGACATGGAGAAGGTCACCGGCTCCGATGCCAACGCCGCCAGTTTCGGCATGGGGTCAACCTGGGCCATTACGGACAAGCTCTCCATGGCGGTCAACTGGTCGGCAGGGCTCACCACGGATGCACCCGACTACAGCATAGGGCTGCGCTTCCCCTATAGATTCTGA
- a CDS encoding C39 family peptidase, translating into MRWLLLLLFCPAAWSANMPLGEHLPALGDLNKPVQSILERRYANIERQQTDFSCGAAAVATILRYSYGHTTNERWVMDGMLAMTDPEQVKRYGFSMLDMKQYLQMLGMRVRGYRLGDEKLRQVRVPTIVLLNIRGYQHFAVLRAIDRHDRVYLADPALGNRVITFQEFKESWNGILLAVIGAGYRPDAPLANPSPPLSARGKDGLFAPVNETSLLEFGFQHKELM; encoded by the coding sequence ATGCGCTGGCTACTGTTGTTGTTATTCTGCCCTGCGGCCTGGTCGGCCAATATGCCATTGGGAGAACATCTTCCGGCACTGGGGGATCTCAACAAACCGGTACAGAGCATTCTGGAGCGCCGTTATGCCAATATCGAGCGCCAACAGACAGATTTCAGCTGTGGGGCTGCCGCCGTCGCAACCATACTGCGCTACTCCTACGGCCATACAACGAATGAACGCTGGGTGATGGATGGCATGTTGGCCATGACAGACCCGGAACAGGTCAAACGCTATGGCTTCTCCATGCTCGACATGAAGCAATATTTGCAAATGCTCGGCATGCGCGTCAGAGGGTATCGCCTGGGAGATGAAAAATTGCGGCAGGTGAGAGTACCCACCATAGTGCTGCTCAATATTCGCGGCTATCAGCACTTTGCCGTGCTGCGTGCCATCGATCGCCACGACCGTGTCTATCTGGCAGATCCGGCCCTCGGAAATCGTGTCATTACGTTCCAGGAGTTCAAGGAAAGCTGGAACGGCATACTGCTCGCCGTTATTGGTGCCGGTTATCGCCCGGATGCGCCTCTGGCCAATCCTTCTCCTCCACTCTCTGCCAGAGGAAAAGATGGGCTGTTCGCCCCCGTCAATGAAACATCCTTGCTGGAATTTGGTTTTCAGCACAAAGAGCTAATGTGA
- a CDS encoding sigma-54 dependent transcriptional regulator, whose amino-acid sequence MTETALLLINSCAVLESLLIKGEWQVEQASSLAVAEQKLQEKAYPLVLVAIKPEQHDALYSLIGQYSSSLWIGLIERDCLASEALRNLLAACFHDFHTFPLDQERLSHSLGHALGMAQLIRRHRPKMPAQLRFIQGESSAIRQLREQIMRLQHCRLPVLVTGPSGTGKELVARELHYSTFGEDSPFVAVNCGAMPHQLIQSELFGHVKGAFTGAQSRKIGKIEAADGGTLFLDEIGELPLEDQATLLRFLQEQSIEAVGSHLTRTVDVRVIAATNIDVEQAVASGGFRMDLYYRLNVVRLRTPALCERAEDIQLLADDILAEVRGGRMLSFTHKARQAMQSYGWPGNVRELRNRVQRAAVMCSGPFIEADDMELTNMDSLLLDGSLKAVREAAERQALQRTLARFPDQLEEVARTLDISRATLYRLLDKHDLL is encoded by the coding sequence ATGACAGAAACGGCATTGTTACTCATCAATTCATGTGCCGTGCTGGAAAGCCTGCTGATAAAAGGCGAGTGGCAAGTGGAGCAGGCGAGTTCCCTGGCGGTGGCAGAACAGAAATTGCAGGAAAAGGCGTATCCCCTGGTGCTGGTGGCCATCAAGCCGGAGCAGCATGACGCCTTGTATTCCCTGATTGGCCAATACTCCAGCAGCCTGTGGATTGGCCTGATCGAGCGTGATTGCCTGGCCAGCGAAGCCCTGCGCAACCTGCTTGCAGCCTGTTTCCATGATTTCCACACCTTCCCGCTCGATCAGGAAAGACTCTCCCACAGCCTGGGTCATGCGCTGGGAATGGCGCAGCTCATCCGGCGCCATCGACCCAAGATGCCGGCTCAGCTGCGCTTCATCCAGGGGGAGAGCAGCGCCATTCGTCAGTTGCGCGAGCAGATCATGCGGCTGCAACATTGTCGCCTGCCCGTGCTGGTGACCGGACCCAGCGGAACCGGCAAGGAGCTGGTGGCTCGTGAGCTGCACTACAGCACCTTCGGTGAAGACAGTCCTTTTGTGGCCGTCAACTGCGGCGCCATGCCCCATCAGCTGATCCAGTCCGAGCTGTTCGGCCACGTCAAGGGGGCCTTCACCGGTGCCCAGAGCCGCAAGATAGGCAAGATTGAGGCGGCCGATGGCGGCACCCTGTTCCTCGACGAGATCGGGGAGTTGCCACTGGAGGACCAGGCGACCCTGCTGCGCTTCTTGCAGGAACAGAGCATAGAGGCCGTGGGCAGTCATCTGACCCGGACTGTGGATGTGAGGGTCATCGCAGCCACCAATATCGACGTGGAGCAGGCGGTGGCCAGCGGCGGATTTCGCATGGACCTCTACTATCGGCTCAATGTGGTACGGCTGCGCACCCCTGCCTTGTGCGAACGGGCCGAGGATATCCAGCTGCTTGCCGACGATATACTGGCAGAAGTGCGGGGAGGGCGGATGCTGAGCTTTACCCACAAGGCGCGTCAGGCCATGCAATCCTATGGCTGGCCTGGCAATGTCAGGGAGCTGCGCAACCGGGTGCAACGGGCTGCAGTCATGTGTTCGGGCCCCTTCATCGAGGCCGATGACATGGAGCTGACCAACATGGATTCCCTGTTGCTCGATGGCTCGCTCAAAGCCGTGCGTGAGGCAGCAGAGCGCCAGGCGCTGCAACGGACGCTGGCCCGTTTCCCGGATCAGCTGGAGGAGGTGGCGCGCACCCTGGACATCTCGCGCGCCACCCTCTACCGTCTGCTGGACAAGCACGACCTGCTGTAG
- the ybaL gene encoding YbaL family putative K(+) efflux transporter, whose product MDHSLPLITTLVGGFVLAYLFGMLAQRLRISPMVGYLAAGVVCGPFTPGYVADLRLAPELAEIGVILLMFGVGLHFSLKDLLSVKHIAIPGAIVQITLATLLGLGLSQLLGWSITAGLVFGLALSTASTVVLLRALESRGQLDTKEGRIAIGWLIVEDLVMVLALVLLPILANLQTGGEALTLAHVLRDLGFTLAKVAAFIALMTIGGRRLIPWMLARTAATGSRELFTLAVLSCSLGIAFGAVKLFGVSFALGAFFAGVVMNSSHLSHKAANDTLPLQDAFAVLFFVSVGMLFDPTILLREPMAVLATLFVIVIGKSVAAFAIVRLFGHSVRTALTISASLAQVGEFSFILMGLGAMLGLVPDVARDLVLVGACFSIMLNPLVFNQVESWLRSKPEPQVETGTSLCPLQGHVVVVGADAIGSHLIRQLHEQGREMVVIDPDEQLLEPWRAQGITCLAGHPIQNDLLSVALPDASWLLITLDDSLLAGEIAARAREQGDLLRIAACGHQAEEVHHLLIRGVHQVVQSEEEAARRLCQLATHAS is encoded by the coding sequence ATGGACCATTCACTCCCCCTGATCACAACCCTGGTTGGCGGCTTCGTGCTCGCCTATCTTTTTGGCATGCTGGCTCAACGCCTGCGCATCTCCCCCATGGTGGGTTATCTGGCAGCCGGGGTCGTATGCGGCCCATTCACCCCCGGCTATGTGGCCGATTTGAGACTCGCCCCCGAATTGGCGGAGATCGGCGTCATTCTGTTGATGTTTGGCGTCGGCCTGCACTTCTCCCTGAAAGATCTGCTCTCGGTCAAACACATCGCCATCCCGGGCGCCATAGTGCAGATCACCCTGGCGACCCTGCTCGGGCTCGGCCTCTCCCAGTTGCTCGGCTGGAGCATCACCGCCGGCCTGGTGTTCGGGCTGGCACTCTCCACCGCCAGCACAGTGGTGCTGCTGCGGGCGCTGGAGAGCCGGGGGCAACTGGATACCAAGGAGGGGCGCATCGCCATCGGCTGGCTCATCGTCGAGGATCTGGTGATGGTGCTGGCCCTGGTGCTGCTCCCCATACTGGCGAACCTGCAGACCGGAGGCGAGGCCCTGACCCTGGCCCATGTACTCCGGGATCTGGGCTTCACCCTGGCCAAGGTGGCCGCCTTCATCGCACTGATGACCATAGGGGGCCGCCGCCTCATCCCCTGGATGCTGGCCCGCACCGCCGCCACCGGCTCCCGCGAACTCTTTACCCTGGCCGTGCTCTCCTGCTCCCTGGGTATCGCCTTCGGGGCGGTCAAGCTGTTCGGTGTCTCCTTCGCCCTCGGCGCCTTCTTCGCCGGGGTAGTGATGAACAGCTCCCACCTCAGCCACAAGGCTGCCAACGATACCCTGCCACTGCAGGATGCCTTCGCCGTGCTCTTCTTCGTCTCTGTGGGCATGCTGTTTGACCCCACCATCTTGCTGCGCGAGCCGATGGCGGTGCTGGCAACCCTCTTTGTCATTGTCATCGGCAAGTCGGTGGCGGCCTTCGCCATAGTGCGCCTGTTTGGCCACAGCGTGCGCACGGCACTGACCATCTCGGCCAGCCTGGCCCAGGTGGGGGAGTTCTCCTTCATCCTGATGGGGCTGGGTGCCATGCTCGGCTTGGTGCCCGATGTGGCGCGCGATCTGGTGCTGGTGGGCGCCTGCTTCTCCATCATGCTCAATCCACTGGTGTTCAACCAGGTCGAGAGCTGGCTAAGAAGCAAGCCTGAGCCCCAGGTCGAGACCGGTACTTCCCTCTGTCCCCTGCAGGGTCATGTGGTGGTGGTCGGGGCCGACGCCATCGGCAGCCATTTGATTCGGCAGTTGCATGAGCAAGGAAGGGAGATGGTGGTGATAGATCCGGATGAGCAGTTGCTGGAACCCTGGCGCGCTCAGGGGATCACCTGCCTCGCAGGCCACCCCATCCAGAACGACCTGCTCTCGGTGGCGCTCCCCGATGCCAGCTGGTTGCTCATCACCCTGGATGACAGCCTGCTGGCCGGAGAAATTGCTGCGAGAGCCCGTGAACAGGGAGACCTGCTGCGCATTGCCGCCTGTGGTCACCAGGCGGAAGAGGTGCATCACCTGCTGATCCGCGGCGTCCATCAGGTGGTCCAAAGTGAAGAGGAGGCGGCGCGCCGTCTGTGCCAGCTGGCAACGCACGCCTCCTGA
- the ggt gene encoding gamma-glutamyltransferase, with protein MSLKPLALLVAFGLLTGCAPQSAFHYVPPPQTLTAPEAASGWTDKPGWQGRDFMVAAANPLAADAGYQIVKAGGSAVDAAIAVQLVLTLVEPQSSGIGGGSLMLVWDGKQVAAVDGRETAPAAATDQLFMKDGKPMAFYDGVVGGRSVGAPGTVRALALAHARYGKLPWASLFEPAIALAEQGFVISPRLATLLAKDPYLAKDPEARAYFYQADGSPRAAGTRLTNPALAGVLRTLARDGADAFYRGPIAEAMVAKVHAHPTNPGVLSAADLASYSARLRDGLCFDYRQSEVCGFPTPSSGTLALGQIFGMLESRDMAALRPVQGADGRLAASSEAIHLYSEAARLAFADRNQYVADGDFVEVPVRGMLDKGYLAERGRLIGAKSMGVAQPGTPPLALTMGKDATPELPSTSHVSIVDGDGMAVSMTSSIEDGFGSRLMVNGYLLNNQLTDFSFTSVDAAGLPVANRVEPGKRPRSSMSPLLVFDKQSKQLEMSLGSPGGSAIINYVGKTLLGTQDWGLNLQQAIDLPNFGSRNGPTELEQGRTPESVIQGLKARGHEIVLSEQTSGLQGVQRNAGGWFGAADPRREGVARGE; from the coding sequence ATGTCCCTCAAACCCCTCGCCCTGCTGGTGGCCTTCGGCCTGCTCACCGGCTGCGCCCCCCAGAGTGCCTTTCATTATGTCCCCCCTCCCCAGACCCTGACAGCCCCCGAGGCGGCCAGCGGCTGGACCGACAAGCCGGGCTGGCAGGGGCGCGACTTCATGGTGGCCGCGGCCAACCCGCTGGCGGCGGATGCGGGTTACCAGATCGTCAAGGCGGGCGGCAGCGCCGTCGATGCGGCCATCGCCGTCCAGCTGGTATTGACTCTGGTGGAGCCGCAATCTTCCGGGATCGGCGGCGGCTCCCTCATGCTGGTGTGGGATGGCAAGCAGGTGGCGGCCGTGGATGGCCGGGAGACGGCACCGGCAGCGGCCACGGATCAGCTGTTCATGAAGGACGGCAAGCCGATGGCGTTCTATGACGGTGTGGTGGGCGGTCGCTCGGTCGGCGCCCCCGGTACTGTACGCGCCCTGGCGCTGGCCCACGCCCGCTATGGCAAGCTGCCCTGGGCCAGCCTGTTCGAGCCCGCCATCGCCCTGGCAGAGCAGGGCTTTGTGATAAGCCCCCGCCTCGCCACCCTGCTCGCCAAGGATCCCTATCTGGCCAAAGACCCCGAGGCCAGGGCTTACTTCTATCAGGCGGATGGCAGCCCCAGGGCGGCGGGCACCCGCCTCACCAACCCGGCACTGGCCGGGGTACTCAGGACGCTGGCACGGGATGGCGCCGATGCCTTCTATCGAGGGCCCATCGCCGAGGCCATGGTGGCCAAAGTCCACGCCCATCCCACCAACCCCGGGGTGCTGAGCGCCGCGGATCTGGCCAGCTACAGCGCCAGGCTGCGGGACGGCCTCTGCTTTGACTATCGCCAGAGCGAGGTGTGCGGCTTCCCGACGCCCTCCTCGGGCACCCTGGCCCTCGGCCAGATCTTCGGCATGCTGGAGAGCCGCGACATGGCGGCCCTCAGGCCGGTACAGGGGGCGGACGGCCGGCTGGCCGCCTCAAGCGAGGCGATCCACCTTTACAGCGAGGCGGCGCGACTCGCCTTCGCCGATCGCAACCAGTACGTGGCCGACGGCGACTTCGTCGAGGTGCCGGTGCGCGGCATGCTGGACAAGGGCTATCTCGCCGAGCGGGGCCGGCTCATCGGTGCCAAGTCCATGGGCGTCGCCCAACCGGGCACGCCGCCACTGGCGCTGACCATGGGCAAGGACGCCACCCCTGAGCTGCCCTCCACCAGCCACGTCTCCATAGTGGATGGGGACGGCATGGCGGTCTCCATGACCAGCTCCATCGAGGACGGCTTCGGCTCCCGGCTGATGGTCAACGGCTACCTGCTCAACAACCAGCTCACCGACTTCTCCTTCACCTCGGTGGATGCCGCCGGTCTGCCGGTGGCCAACCGGGTCGAGCCCGGCAAGCGCCCGCGCTCCTCCATGTCGCCCCTGCTGGTGTTCGACAAGCAGAGCAAGCAGCTGGAGATGAGCCTGGGCTCCCCCGGTGGCTCGGCCATCATCAACTACGTGGGCAAGACGCTGCTCGGCACCCAGGACTGGGGGCTGAACCTGCAGCAGGCCATCGACCTGCCCAACTTCGGCAGCCGCAACGGCCCCACCGAGCTGGAGCAGGGACGCACGCCCGAGTCCGTTATCCAGGGGCTCAAGGCCAGGGGACACGAGATAGTGCTCAGCGAGCAGACTTCGGGCTTGCAGGGGGTGCAACGCAATGCCGGTGGCTGGTTTGGCGCCGCAGACCCGAGGCGGGAGGGGGTTGCCAGGGGCGAGTAA
- a CDS encoding arylesterase yields the protein MHKERLVRRCVTGLLCLLLAACGEPGFRPLGAGETILAFGDSLTEGRGASPAQSYPSVLASLSGHPVINAGVSGELSQAGRARLPALLAEHRPALVILLEGGNDMLRGSGEVALKANLAAMIEAVQGSGAQVLLVAVPRKSLFADGAPLYGELAEQYGLVLDEESIGELLRSREFKSDAVHLNGAGYRALAERLYRLLQERGAF from the coding sequence ATGCACAAGGAACGACTGGTGAGGCGTTGCGTGACGGGGCTGCTCTGCCTGCTGCTGGCCGCCTGCGGCGAGCCGGGGTTCAGACCCCTGGGGGCGGGGGAGACCATACTGGCCTTTGGTGACAGCCTGACCGAAGGGCGCGGTGCCAGCCCGGCCCAGAGCTACCCCAGCGTACTGGCGAGCTTGAGTGGTCACCCCGTCATCAATGCCGGGGTGTCGGGGGAACTGAGCCAGGCGGGCAGGGCCCGCTTGCCGGCGCTGCTGGCCGAGCACAGGCCCGCCCTGGTGATCTTGCTGGAGGGAGGCAACGACATGCTGCGCGGCAGCGGCGAGGTGGCGCTCAAGGCCAATCTCGCCGCCATGATAGAGGCGGTGCAGGGCAGCGGTGCCCAGGTGCTGCTGGTGGCCGTGCCCCGCAAGTCCCTGTTTGCCGATGGTGCGCCGCTATACGGGGAACTGGCAGAGCAGTATGGGCTGGTGCTGGACGAGGAGAGCATTGGCGAGCTGCTGCGCAGCCGCGAGTTCAAGTCCGACGCGGTGCATCTCAATGGGGCGGGTTATCGCGCCCTGGCCGAGCGGCTATACCGGCTTTTGCAGGAGCGCGGCGCGTTCTGA